DNA from Mucilaginibacter mallensis:
TGAGCTATCAACACTAAAAACAAAGGTTGCTATCTGGAAGAGTGAGGATAAAAAAGTGGTTTTCACCAATGGCGTGTTCGATCTGATTCATATTGGCCATATCACTTACCTTTCAAAAGCGGCTGAATTAGGTGATAAATTGATCATCGGCTTAAATTCAGATGCTTCTGTTAAGCGGATAAAGGGCGAAAGTCGCCCGGTTAATGGGCAGGATAGTCGCGCGGCATTACTGGCATCTTTCTTTTTTGTGGATGCGGTAGTAGTTTTTGAAGAGGATACACCATTAAATCTGATCACCACTTTAATGCCTGATGTACTGATAAAGGGTGCCGATTACTCCATTGAAAATATTGTTGGCGCTAAAGAAGTAATTGCCAATGGCGGTGAAGTTAAAACTATTACTTTTGTAGAGGGCTATTCTTCAACGTCAATTATTAAGAAGATCCAACAAAAATAAGCTTACCCGCATTTGAAAAATATGATAAGTGAACATTGCAACCAGATATTTGAGCAGGCGATAGGCGACTATCATCGGTTTAATGAAGTAGAAAAGCAATGTGAAAACCCTTTTGCTCCCGTTACTTTAGATAATTTATTATACGCCAAATGCTGGATAGATACCGCGCAATGGCATATGGAAGATGAGATCCGTAACCCCTCTATCCAACCGCTTGAAGTGGTAAAATGGAAACGTAGTATTGATGCTTCCAACCAGGATCGTACCGACATGGTGGAGTATATCGACTCTTATTTTCACGAAAAATATAAAAATATTCAGCCTTTAGCATCGGCCCGGATAAACACCGAGAGTCCTGCCTGGGCCATAGACCGCCTGTCGATCCTCGCCCTGAAAATATACCATATGCGTGAAGAGAGCTTGCGTACAGATGCTGATGAAGCGCACATTACGGAGTGCAAAAACAAACTGGCTATATTATTACAGCAACGTGTTGACCTGTCAACAGCTATTGATGAGCTGCTGGAAGATATAGAAAAAGGAGAAAAATACATGAAGGTTTATCGCCAGATGAAGATGTATAATGATCCTGAACTTAACCCTGTTTTATACAATAACAAAAAATAATGCCGGGGCCAAAGCACATATTGGTCATGCGTTTTTCGGCTATGGGCGATGTGGCGATGACCGTTCCGGTTGTTAAAGCACTGTTAGATCAAAATCCTGAGGTTACTCTTACCTATATTTCCCGCCCTGAATTTGCTGAATTCTTCAAAAATATACCCCGTTTAAAATATTATCCTGCCGATTTAAAAGAACTTTATAAGGGCTTTGGAGGCCTGATAAAACTCTTCAATCACCTGAAAAATCAGGAACATTTTGATGCGGTAGCTGATCTGCATAACAATCTGCGCACCCAAATATTAAGGCGCTTATTCAGGCTAACAGGCGTAAAAACTGCCGCACTGGATAAAGGCAGGGCTGAAAAAAAACTGTTAACACGCTTCCCAAACAAGGTATTAAAACCCCTAAAACGCACTGTTGAACGCTATGCAGATGTGTTCCGCAAGATAGGTTTTTATGTTACACTGGACTATAAACTGGTGAAAAAATCAAAGCCTTTAGCTGATGATATTATTAAAATAACTGGTGAAAAAACCTCCCCATGGATAGGGATTTCACCATTCGCCAAGCATAAAGGGAAGATCCTTCCACTTGAAAAAATGGAGGAAGTGATTGCTGAATTAAACAAACAAGATGTAAAAATCTTCCTTTTTGGAGGATCAATTAGCGAGCAGGAAATATGCAATGAATGGGAGAAAAGATATGCGAATGTGGTTTCCACCATCCGTATATTAAATATGCAGCAGGAATTTGTGCTTATCAATAACCTGGATGTAATGCTTAGTATGGACTCCGCAGGTATGCATTTAGCTTCGCTTGAAGGCACGCCGGTAATATCAGTTTGGGGGGCGACGCATCATTATGCCGGCTTTTTGGGCTATGGACAATCAGAAAATGATATTGTAGCCGACACAATTGAGTGCCGCCCATGTTCTGTATACGGTAATAAACCATGTTTTAGAAAGGATTATGCCTGTTTAAACCGTATAAAAGCCGAAACTATAGTTGATAAATTAACTCAATACACTCGATGAAAAGGTTATTATTAATTCGCCATGCTAAGGCCACCCATGACACTGATTATAAGGATTTTGATCGCCCGCTAAAAAAATCAGGCATAAAAGATTCTGAAATAATGGCCGACCACCTAAAAACAAAGTCATATATACCACAGATAATTTTCAGCAGCCCATCGGTACGTACAAAAAAAACGGCTGATATTTTTGCTGAACATCTCTCAGTAACCAAAATTCAAACTGATAAAGCCATATATGAGGCAAGCGATGCTACCTTGTTAGATATCATCAACGAGTTTCCTGATCAGTATTACTTTATTGCTTTAGTTGGGCATAACCCCGCTATAAGTCAGATGCTTTATCACTTAACAGGGCAAATAAAGGATGTGCCTCCCTGTGCCATAGCTGTAATTGATTTTGAGTTTGATGAATGGAAATTAATAAGCGGCGGCACCGGGAAGCTGGTGCTTTATGATGAGGTGTAAAAAAAGATGCAATTTGAGGGTCATACTGAGCGTAGTCGAAGTATAGGCGTAAAGGCCTTGCCCACATGCTTCGACTACGCTCAGCATGACACCTACCCTTTTCTCTTTAGTCCTATTAACTAATCAAATACGTCTTCCCTGGCAGCGAGCGGATATAGCCCTGCATCTCCATATTTAACAGGTTCATAGCCAGCGTACTCATGGTCATATTGGTTTTTATGGTGAGATCATCAATGGCAAGCGGGGCTTTGTGATCCTTTATCGTATCAAAAATAATTTGCTCATCCCTTGTCAGATCAATAGGTAAAGTAAATTGCTGAACTGCCTTAATATTTTCATCCTTTTCCCAACCTAAACTATACGCCAGATCAGCCGGATTAGTGAGTAATGCCGCTTTGTTATGTCGTACCAGGAAGTTACAACCCTCCGAAAACTCATCTCCTATCCTGCCCGGGAAAGTATAAACATCACGGTTATAAGAGTTTGCTATTTCAGCGGTGATCAGCGCACCGCCTTTTACACTGGCTTCAATAACCACCGTAGCATCGGCCATACCGGCTACTATACGGTTACGTTCAGGAAAATTTTCTCTGTCAGGGATAGTGCCTGACGGATATTCCGACAATAATCCGCCATTTTCGAGCATCTTTTCAGCTGTCGCGCGATTTTGACCAGGATATAACCGATCCAGACCATGTCCCAGGACACCAACTGTAGGCATATCTAAGCGCAGGCACTCCTTATGCGCTGCTACATCAATCCCTAATGCCAGTCCACTTATTATCAGCACGTTGTATTGTTGTAATTCTTCAATTAGCTCTTTACACAAATGCTTACCATATTCAGTGGCGTTACGGGTACCTACTATACTGATAACACGTTGATTATTCAGATCGGCATTACCTTTACTATATAATAATATAGGTGAGTCATTACATAACTTCAGGCGTTTAGGGTAGCGCGGATCCGTATAAAAAATAACATCAATATTATTCTTTTCGATGAATTTCACCTCCTCTTCTGCCTTGCGCAGCGCATCGTCTAAATTTAACTGCTCTATTGTTTTGATACCGATACCCGGAATTTCCAGCAATCTTGATTTAGATACAGTAAATATCCGCTCGGCACTCCCCAGCGATAAAATCAGCGATTTTGATAGCACATGGCTAACATTTTTAACATAAGTAAGGGCAACCTGGTGTAATACAGACATAGTGATAAGATCAGCCTAAAATAAAAAAAGAATCACAATAATGCTATAATAATTAGCAAAATAATAAAACTATAAAAATAGTTTGTGAACTATGAAAATAGTTGTAAATTTACCTAACTATAAAACTAGTTTACTATGCAGATCAAGGAACTCACAAAAGCCGAAGAGCAAATAATGCAGATACTGTGGCAATTAAATGAAGCTATTGTAAAAGAGATCATCGATAAAATACCCGAGCCAAAACCCGCGTATAACACCGTATCAACTGTGGTTAGGGTGTTAGAGGGCAAGAGGTTCATTGATCATAAAGCCTATGGTAATTCACATGTGTACTTCCCTACTATCAGTGAAGCGGAGTATAAAAAGTTCACTTTTGATAAGATGATGAGGAACTATTTTGATGATTCCTACAAAAGCCTCGTTTCATTTATTGCCAATGAAAAAAAGCTCGGCATAAAGGAGCTAGATGAGTTAACCAACCTGATTGACAACCTTAAAAACAAAAAACAATGAACTGGCTGCATTATTTGATGGAAGCTAACCTGTACCTCGCGGTATTTTATACCGTTTATTATGTGTTTTTAAGCAACGATACACACTACACTTTAAACAGGGCCTATTTATTACTGAGTTGCGTGGTTTCATTCATAATACCGGTAGTACAATTAGGATTTTTAAAGCATGAACCACAAGCTCCGGTTGTGCAATATGTTAACTACCATAGTGTAATGGTAAAGCCGATAGAAGTTACATTAATTCCGCCACCTGAAAAATTCACTTGGCAGGATGGTGTCTTTTATATCTATCTGGCTGGCGCGGCGGTGCTGTTATTGGTGTTATTATTCAAGCTTTACCAATTGGTAAGGATAACGCGCAAAAGTAATAAACCAACAAACGCGGGTTATAAACTGGTCTACCTTAATGGCTCCAATACTGCTTTTTCTTTCTTCAATTTTCTATTCATCGGCACAAAAGCTGACGGCAAGGAAACCATTATTAAGCACGAACTGGTGCATATCCACCAAAAACACTCTGCCGATATTGTGTTTATTGAGATATTAAAAATCATTAACTGGTTCAATCCCTTTATTTATATACTGCAATATAGCCTTAAAGCCATACATGAATATATAGCTGATGAAAAAACGGCAGCTACCGAAATCGATGCCCTCACCTATTCCTCATTCCTGGTGCATAATGCTTACGGCTTGAGCGGGTCTTCAATTACGCATTCATTTTTCAATTATAACCTATTAAAAAAGAGGATCATTATGTTAAATCAAAAACGTTCGGGTAGTTTAGCAAGGCTAAAATACCTGCTGGCTGTGCCCATATGTGGCGGCCTGCTGTGTGTTTCAACACTGGCATTCAGTAAAAATTATGGCTGGGTTGTGCTGATGAAGCCAAAGTCAGACACTATAGCTAAACCACCACCACCGCCTGCACCGCCAAAAGTAAAGGTGACTGATGTACGCTTATTACCACCACCAACTCGCGAAAATGTGAGATTTGCCGCACCAGCTTCTCCCAGCGAGATCACAAAAAAGGGATATAAATATGCTGAATCGGGCTATTTAATAAACGGCAAAAGTGATTTCAGAGTGATTATTGTAGAAAAAGATGGCACGCAAACGTCCTATTTTAAAAATACAGCAAGCGCTAAACAAATTAAAATGTTGCGTGATAAGTATGGGTATTCATTCCCTAATATGTCGATATATTCTAAATTACCACCGCCGCCGCCAGCACCATTAGCACCGCCCGCCAAGGAGGCACCGAAAACAAGTATAGACGAGCGCCCTTCACCATCTCCGTCTGCTGCATCAGCAGATGGAGAACTTAAGAGAAGCGCAGACACCGTGCGCCGCGTTCATTCGTCAGTTAATGCAAAAGCCACAAGTAGCATAACTTATCCTAATTTCGATTCTTCAATCTCATCAAATAAGACTCCAAAAGTTTTTGATAGTCTCTATACATTAAAAGGAGGTTTCGAAAAAAAGCAAAAGATGCTGGTAGGGCGTGTTATATATTCGAAATAGGGTATACTGATACCATCTGCTTTACATAATCTTTCTCATGGTTTTTGAGTTGGGTATTGCTGAACTGTTTTTCCGGCTCGGCAATTGCCTGTTTAAGGCTACTTATAATTAAGCCTTTACGTAGATCACCTGCTTGGTTTCAAAAAACTCCTCGTTAAAAAAATCCTTCAGGGAATATTGCTTCACTTTTAAGCCAGATTCGGCTATTTCTTCGCCCAGATCGCCACCTTTAAGGTATAGAATGCCGTTCGGCAGTATATTTTTTGAATCCTTACTGAACTTGTTTTTCACCCAGGGATAAAACTCCTTTAGTCGTGTTACTGCTCGCGATACCACAAAATCAAACTTTTCATCTACCTGTTCAGCACGTAAATGCGCGGCTTTTAAGTTCTGTAAACCCAACGCCGAGGCTACTTCCTTCACCACTTTTATCTTTTTCCCGATGGAATCCACCAAAAAAAACTGTGTTTCAGGAAATAAAATAGCCAGCGGGATACCCGGAAATCCGCCGCCTGTACCTACATCCAGCACATTTTCGCCGGGTCGAAAAGGCATCACTTTGGCTATTCCTAACGAGTGTAAAACATGGCGCTCATATAATTGATCAATATCCTTGCGAGATATCACATTGATCTGGTTGTTCCAGAAATTATATAGTTCGGGTAATTGCTCAAACTGCTGTAATTGCAGTGGAGTGATATCGGGGAAATATTTTATAAGACTATCAGATGTCATCGCGGTTAAAACGATTGAGTATGTTGCCAAGCAAATACCTGGCCCTGAACAACTGCGCTTTTACCGTGCCCAGAGGCAAGTCAAGCTGCTGGGCGATCTCTTCGTATGATAACTCATCAAAGTACCTCAGCGTGATCAGGTTACGGTAACGTATGGGCAGGTTTTCTATCAGTAATTTTAATTCTTCGGTTTGTTGTTTCTTGATGGATGTTTCCTCGGGATTTAAAACATCGGCCTTTATCTGTAAGGTTTTATCATCGCCATCCTCATCCATCATGCCGTGTATCGACATGGTATTCAGCTTCTTTTTCCTGATAAAATCTATACAATTATTGGTAGCCACCCTGAAAAGCCAGGTACTAAAGGCATAATCAGGCTGGTATTTATCCAGTTTTTCAAATGCTTTGGCAAAGGTTTCCACGGTTAAGTCCATGGCATCTTCCTTATTATTCACCATTTTAAGTACCATAAAATAAATGGAATCCTTATAACGGTGCATCAGATCAGCATAGGCTTTTTGATTGCCCTCACGCGCCTTAACCACCAGGTGAAAATCGTTCTTAGCGTTTTCGGTGAAATTTGCGTTTATTTCCATTGCTTGGTTTTTATAAAGGTACCTATAAGGCCGAACACATTTAAATATATATAATAAAACAAATCGAGACCAGGCAGATACCAAAAAAGACCATATGCATCCAGTTTTTTAAATACCTTTTTATAGATCACAAATTGTAGTATCAACCTGAACATAAATATACCTAACGCAAGCAAAGGTTCAAAATTGAAAACCAAACATAATATGAGCACCACGTAAAATAAAAACCCGGTAATGGCATCAAAACTTAACTGGCGTCTGTGCCTGTTTTTATACAATTTACCTACACCCATATGCCTTTTCTTTTGTCTGTACCAGGTTGTAAGGGTAGTTTTTGCGGTGGTATAGGTAAACGTTTCGGGGTGTATTTCAATTATAGTATTATCTGTTGTAGCATTTTCATTTACAAACAGATCATCATCGCCTGATATTACGTGCATATGCGAAGCAAAACCCTTGGCGTTAAAAAACAAGGTTTTGGTATAAGCCAGGTTACGGCCAACCCCCATATAAGGGTCGCCATCCAGCGCTGCCGACAGGTAATTTATAGCAGATTTTAAGGTCTCAAACCGTACAAACGGGTTTAAAAAGTTCCTGCTTTTATAATAAGGCGAATACCCTAATACTATTTGTGCCGGTGTAGTAAAATTAGCTGCCATACGGGCTATCCAGTTAGGCGAAGCAGGCTCGCAATCGGCATCGGTAAACAACAAATGCTCATTTTTTGCTGCCTTTATCCCTAAGGTAAGCGCGAACTTTTTACCGGTTTTAAAGCGATCATGCTCGGTAATTGTTACTACTTTAAGATGTGGATACTTAGCCTGTAGTTCTTCCAGCACAATATCCGAAGTATCGTAAGAGCAGTCATTTATTACTACAACTTCAAAATCAGGGTAATTTTGCTCCAATATTAAAGGCAGGTATCTGCCTAAATTATGCGCCTCATTACGCGCGCTGATGATAACAGATATAGGAATATTCGCGGGAATCAGTTCCTCCATTGGCTTATAAGCCGTAAGCAGGCTATGATCGCCTACCAGGTAATACAGTTGAATTATAAAACAAAGCTGGAGCAGCAGTACCAGCGCTTCTTTAATATAGTTTTCCAATCAATAATCAATATCGGACAAAATTGTTAAAAATTGATGAATTTATCGTGGTTTAATTCGGCTAAGTTTCCACATGAAGCGTTGTGGAAAAACAACCCGATAGTACAGTTAACACGTTATCCCTTAAGCCGAAGCTATTTATCACTATCTTTAACTTAAGCTTAAAAATAAACAAACCTTTAAAGAGCAATTATTTGTTAATTTTGCGCTCTTATAATGAAATTTAACTTAAAAGCCCAGGATCCGCTTTCAAAAGCCCGCGCAGGTGAGATCACAACCGATCACGGAACCATTCAAACGCCTATTTTTATGCCTGTTGGTACAGCAGGCACTGTTAAGGCCGTGCATCAGCATGAGCTAAAAAACGACATAAAAGCACAAATTATACTGGGGAACACCTACCATTTATACTTAAGGCCAGGATTGGATACTATTGAAAAAGCCGGCGGCCTACATAAATTTAATGGCTGGGATGGCCCAATTTTAACCGATAGTGGCGGTTACCAGGTATATTCATTAACCGAAGTACGTAAAATAAAGGAAGAAGGGGTTACGTTCCGATCACATATTGATGGCTCAAAACACCTGTTCACACCCGAAAATGTGATGGATATTCAGCGTACAATTGGTGCTGATATCATTATGGCTTTTGATGAATGTACACCTTATCCGTGCGAATATAACTACGCCAAAAGGTCGATAGAGATGACGCACCGCTGGCTTAAACGTTGCTGCGACCGCTTTGATTCTACCCAACCGAAATATGGCTACGACCAAACATTTTTCCCTATTGTACAGGGATCTGTATATAAGGATCTGCGTGTACGCTCGGCGGAAGTTATAGCTTCTTTTGAGCGTGAGGGCAATGCAATAGGTGGTTTATCCGTTGGAGAACCGGCTGAGGAAATGTATGCTATGACAGAAATTGTATGCGATATATTACCAGAGCAAAAACCACGTTATTTGATGGGCGTAGGTACACCGGTTAATATATTGGAAAATATTGCGTTAGGAATTGATATGTTTGATTGTGTAATGCCTACCCGCAATGCCCGTAACGGTATGCTTTTTACAAAAGATGGCATCATCAACATAAAAAACGAGAAATGGAAGAATGATTTTTCGCCTATTGAAGCTGATAGTGACCTGTTTGCTGATACCGCTTATACCAAAGCATATCTGCGGCATTTAATACACTCTGGCGAGATGCTGGGCGCGCAGATAGCCACCCTGCATAACCTGCATTTTTACCTGTGGCTGGTTGCTGAAGCACGTGAAAAAATAATAGCAGGCGAATTTTATAACTGGAAAAAAATAATGGTTAACCGCTTAGGCCAACGACTATAAATGAAGGAGTTTTTAGATAAATACATAAAGGTTATTGATAGGTATATCATCAACAAATACCTGGGTACATTCGTGTTCACGCTGGGTATTTTTATCGTGATATCGGTGGTTTTTGATATCTCAGAACACCTGGATAACTTCTTATCTAAACACGCCACATTAAAGGAAATTGCCTTCCAATACTACGCCGGTTTTATCCCTTTTTATATCAATATGCTGTCGCCGCTGATTAACTTTTTGGCGGTAATTTTCTTTACGGCAAAGATGGCAGATCAGACGGAGATAGTACCTATCCTGAGTGGAAAGGCTAGTTTTAACCGCTTTTTAAGACCATATTTTATAGCCGCTACGCTCATATTTATTGTATCATTTTTTGCCAATGTATACCTTATTCCTTATACCAACAGGCTGAAAAATGACTTCGAAAACTCCCACGGTTTTAATGGTGATACTGACCCAACCAAGAGCGAAGTGCACCTGCAACTGGACAAGCATACCTATGTTTACCTGCAATCATATGACCCTGTAGTACATACCGGATACACCTTTATACTGGAAAAATTTAATGGTGATGAGCTTAAACAAAAGCTATTTGCTCAAACAATAGTATATGATTCGCTGAAGAAAAAATGGGCCTTAAACAACTGTACTATCAGGTATGTAAATGGTTTGCACGAGCAACAATTAAGCGGTATACATAAGGATACGGTGCTGGATATGCGCCCTTCCGACTTTGATGTGCTGCATGATAACTCGTATAATGCGATGTCATTAAGCGTGCTTAATACCGGTATTACCAAGGAAAGGATCAGGGGATCGGGGGTTTTAGACAACATGTTATTTGAAAAATACCGTCGTTTTGTATACCCTTTTTCTACGTTTGTGCTCACCTTAATGGGCGTATCTTTATCATCACGCAAGGTTCGCGGGGGAATTGGATTACCACTTGGGATAGGGATCATCCTATGTTTCGCTTATATAATTCTTGATAAGTTCTCCTTTGTATTTGCCGAAAAAGGTGCCTTACCGCCTATATTATCTGTGTTTATCCCCAACTTTATGTTTGGTTTGGTAGGGCTTTATTTATTGTATAAAGCACCCAAATAATGCCCGATACCCCTACTTCTGCAGGAATAAACAAGAACCTTTTAATACTCCATTTTACTGTTTTTATATGGGGATTTACCAGTATTTTGGGCGAATTGATCTCCATTGCAGCCGTACAATTGGTATGGTACAGGGTAGTTATTGCCACTGTTTCGCTGTTTTTATACTTCAAATTCAATAAAACTTCGTACAAAATAAGCCGGAAAACACTGCTAAAACTGGTGGCAACAGGCGCCTTAGTCGGCGGCCACTGGATACTTTTCTTTGCTGCTATAAAGCTTTCAACCGTTTCTGTGACGCTGGTTTGCCTGTCATCCAATACACTTTTTACTGCTATTTTGGAGCCAATAATTAACCGCACACGGATCTCAAAAATGGAAATAGTTGCGGGTCTTTTAATCATAATTGGCATTATCCTCATATTCAAATTCGAAACACAATACACTAAGGGTATTATAACAGGCCTGCTTAGCTCTGTATGTGCAAGCCTTTTTTCCATCATCAACGCCCGCCAGGTAAAGCATACCGACGCTCCTGTTATTGCTTTTTATGAACTGTCGGGAGCTTTTGTATGGATCTCTGTCTACCTGTTTTTCACCCATGGCTTTGCTCACGACATGATCCTGAAAAATTCAGACATTGGGTATTTACTTATCCTCGGTACCGTTTGCACATCGCTCGCCTATGTTGCCGGGGTATCGGTAATGAAAGAATTTTCAGCCTTTAAGGTGGCACTCATCACCAACCTTGAGCCTGTATATGGCATCATTATGGCATTCATTTTCTTTGATGATATGCACAAATTAAGCCCGGGTTTCTGGGCAGGTGCCATCATTATCCTGTCGACAATCTTTATGTTTCCGTTGGCTCAAAAGCAAATTGCAAAACGTAGAGCAAGATAATTCTGCATCAATATTTCCTGAATTTTACTGCACAATTTCATGATTCACCAACCTCCCACTAGATAGGAGATAAGAAAATCCGTATACATACGGCGCATTTTAAGCCTTTCTAAGCGCGAATTTCTCGCAGCTACACTTTACTCCAATCTTATAAAATGAGTGCCATACAGGGCAAATTCAATTTCCAATTAGTGTATTGAATTAAAACTTTAACAGGATAGCTAAAATCATCAAAAAAGCAAAAAATATCCGACAATTATTCTTTAAAAAAATCAAACCTGTGTTTTATATAAATATAATATAACTTTTATAATCAGACGATTATAAATTTTATAAAAATGATAAGTTTACCTAAAAAGCAAATTAAAGGAAGATGAAATACTAACAAATTTAGTAAACATGATTAAACAATCTAAATTATCATTATATAAAATTAAGAATCAAATAATTAAATACTTTCAAATGAAGTAAAAATACATTTAGGTAGACGTGGGTTAGAATTTAGTCAAAGTGTATTGAAATTTAAAAATTAAAATTTCAATAAAAAGCAGGCAGGGAGAGAACTTTCAGCAGGAACAGGATTTTCCTGAAAAATCACTCATTTTCGTAAAACAGGATTTCAGAAAAATCAGCAGCTATCAGCAGGAAAAAAAATCGATAATGAGACATTACGTCTTATCCATTTTTTGACAAACGCGTTGAGCAGGGTAATTCAATTACCGGGCAATAATTAAACCATCAAAATCTGCAGAAAAAATCACCGCCCCCGGCCCATTTTTTTTGTGAGTTTAGTTACCCAAAACCTCCACTTTTATAAGACATATAAAAACCGGATATTGTAATTAAATGTTCAACTAAAAAACCATGAGAATAAAAACGATCATCATCATTCTGATAACAGTATTATTTACTGTAGTGCTTATGCAAAATACCGGCCGGGTAACTTTTTCATTTTTGTGGGCCGATTTCAGCGTATCGAAATTAACAATGCTATTAATCGTAGCCGTGGTCGCTTTTGTTATTGGCCTACTGGTTGGTCGACCTAACAAGGTTAAACGACTAGGCGGAGACCCTATAGATGAAAACCCAGACCACACAAACCCCAATACACTAAGTGACGAAGACAGGGAATATATAAACTAACACTATGAAAAACAAAATCGGATTTATTGGTCTTGGCAACATGGGCATCCACATGGCTAACAATTTAATAAAGGCAGGCTATCACCTGCAGGTTTATAACCGCACCGAAGCAAAGATCCTGGAGCTCGATCAGGCGTCGGTAACCGTTTGCAAAACTCCTGCCGAGGCAGCCACCGGCGTACCCATTTTGATCAGTATGTTATCGCAGGATGAAGTGCTGCGAGAATCGACTGTAGGTGCAGAAGGAATTTTAAAAACTTTTCCTGCGAATGCTGTGCACATATCCATGAGCACTATCAGCCCTGATACGGCTGAGAAACTCGCCAAATTGCACCAGCAACATGGCAGCAAATACATCGCCTCCCCTGTCTTCGGCAGGCCGGAAGCTGCGGAAGCGAAGAAGCTGTTCATTTGCATTTCGGGTGATAAGGATGCTAAAGAAATCGCAACCCCCGTGCTTGAAAATTTAGGGCAGCGTATTGTTGATTTTGGCGACAAGGTTGGCGGCGCAAATGTGGTGAAGGTTGCCGGTAATTTTATGATCCTGGCCTCGCTGGAGATAATGGCCGAAGCATTTACCCTGGCTGAGAAAAACGGCCTGGATCGCGTACAGGTTGCCGAGTTTTTTGGATCG
Protein-coding regions in this window:
- a CDS encoding LapA family protein, whose product is MRIKTIIIILITVLFTVVLMQNTGRVTFSFLWADFSVSKLTMLLIVAVVAFVIGLLVGRPNKVKRLGGDPIDENPDHTNPNTLSDEDREYIN
- a CDS encoding NAD(P)-dependent oxidoreductase encodes the protein MKNKIGFIGLGNMGIHMANNLIKAGYHLQVYNRTEAKILELDQASVTVCKTPAEAATGVPILISMLSQDEVLRESTVGAEGILKTFPANAVHISMSTISPDTAEKLAKLHQQHGSKYIASPVFGRPEAAEAKKLFICISGDKDAKEIATPVLENLGQRIVDFGDKVGGANVVKVAGNFMILASLEIMAEAFTLAEKNGLDRVQVAEFFGSTIFNAPIYQNYGKLIANKQYEPVGFKASLGYKDARLAVKLAQLSQTPMPAATLAHDRLLSAVAKGWGDRDWVEGVGRGVSEDAGV
- a CDS encoding RNA polymerase sigma factor: MEINANFTENAKNDFHLVVKAREGNQKAYADLMHRYKDSIYFMVLKMVNNKEDAMDLTVETFAKAFEKLDKYQPDYAFSTWLFRVATNNCIDFIRKKKLNTMSIHGMMDEDGDDKTLQIKADVLNPEETSIKKQQTEELKLLIENLPIRYRNLITLRYFDELSYEEIAQQLDLPLGTVKAQLFRARYLLGNILNRFNRDDI
- a CDS encoding LptF/LptG family permease, with protein sequence MKEFLDKYIKVIDRYIINKYLGTFVFTLGIFIVISVVFDISEHLDNFLSKHATLKEIAFQYYAGFIPFYINMLSPLINFLAVIFFTAKMADQTEIVPILSGKASFNRFLRPYFIAATLIFIVSFFANVYLIPYTNRLKNDFENSHGFNGDTDPTKSEVHLQLDKHTYVYLQSYDPVVHTGYTFILEKFNGDELKQKLFAQTIVYDSLKKKWALNNCTIRYVNGLHEQQLSGIHKDTVLDMRPSDFDVLHDNSYNAMSLSVLNTGITKERIRGSGVLDNMLFEKYRRFVYPFSTFVLTLMGVSLSSRKVRGGIGLPLGIGIILCFAYIILDKFSFVFAEKGALPPILSVFIPNFMFGLVGLYLLYKAPK
- the tgt gene encoding tRNA guanosine(34) transglycosylase Tgt, coding for MKFNLKAQDPLSKARAGEITTDHGTIQTPIFMPVGTAGTVKAVHQHELKNDIKAQIILGNTYHLYLRPGLDTIEKAGGLHKFNGWDGPILTDSGGYQVYSLTEVRKIKEEGVTFRSHIDGSKHLFTPENVMDIQRTIGADIIMAFDECTPYPCEYNYAKRSIEMTHRWLKRCCDRFDSTQPKYGYDQTFFPIVQGSVYKDLRVRSAEVIASFEREGNAIGGLSVGEPAEEMYAMTEIVCDILPEQKPRYLMGVGTPVNILENIALGIDMFDCVMPTRNARNGMLFTKDGIINIKNEKWKNDFSPIEADSDLFADTAYTKAYLRHLIHSGEMLGAQIATLHNLHFYLWLVAEAREKIIAGEFYNWKKIMVNRLGQRL
- a CDS encoding DMT family transporter — protein: MPDTPTSAGINKNLLILHFTVFIWGFTSILGELISIAAVQLVWYRVVIATVSLFLYFKFNKTSYKISRKTLLKLVATGALVGGHWILFFAAIKLSTVSVTLVCLSSNTLFTAILEPIINRTRISKMEIVAGLLIIIGIILIFKFETQYTKGIITGLLSSVCASLFSIINARQVKHTDAPVIAFYELSGAFVWISVYLFFTHGFAHDMILKNSDIGYLLILGTVCTSLAYVAGVSVMKEFSAFKVALITNLEPVYGIIMAFIFFDDMHKLSPGFWAGAIIILSTIFMFPLAQKQIAKRRAR
- a CDS encoding glycosyltransferase, whose product is MENYIKEALVLLLQLCFIIQLYYLVGDHSLLTAYKPMEELIPANIPISVIISARNEAHNLGRYLPLILEQNYPDFEVVVINDCSYDTSDIVLEELQAKYPHLKVVTITEHDRFKTGKKFALTLGIKAAKNEHLLFTDADCEPASPNWIARMAANFTTPAQIVLGYSPYYKSRNFLNPFVRFETLKSAINYLSAALDGDPYMGVGRNLAYTKTLFFNAKGFASHMHVISGDDDLFVNENATTDNTIIEIHPETFTYTTAKTTLTTWYRQKKRHMGVGKLYKNRHRRQLSFDAITGFLFYVVLILCLVFNFEPLLALGIFMFRLILQFVIYKKVFKKLDAYGLFWYLPGLDLFYYIYLNVFGLIGTFIKTKQWK